GCGGCTCGCGGAAGAACAGCTCCGCGCCGTCGTGTTCGAGCTCCAGCTCCGCCATGTGCGGGTCGAGTCCGGCCCACGCGTCGACCTCGCCGCGGACCAGTGCGGACTGGCCCTCCGGGTGCTGGAGGTTGACGACCTCGACGTCGCCCTCGCTCAGGCCCGCGTCGTCGAGCGCCTGAAGCAGGAAGAAGTACGGGTCGGTCCCGCGGGTGGCGGCGACGCTCTTCCCTTCGAGGTCCTCGACCGACTCGATGCCGGTCTCCGCGAAGGTGACGAGCGCGGTCCACTCCGGCTCCGAGTAGATGTACGGCGTCGTGATCGGCACGCCGTTCGTGCGGGCCATCAGCGCCGCGATCCCCGCGGTCGAGGAGACGTCGGCCTCCCCGCTCTGGGCGTACTCGTTCGCCTGGTTGCTGCCGAGGCTCAGCACCCACTCGACGTCGGTGCCGGCGTCCGCGAACGTCTCCTCGAGCCAGCCCTTCTCGCGCAACACGAGGCTGACCGGGTTGTAGTACGCGTAGTCGACCGTCACCGTTCCCGATCCGCCGCCGTTCCCCGCGCAGCCGGCGAGCAGCGAGCCGCCGATCGCCGCGCCGGTGCCGCGCAGAAACTGCCTTCGCTCCATACACGTTCCCACCGGTCCCACTCATAAACGGATATGGCTATCGAGAATATTCAACCGCGACTATGATGTCTCGGGGTTATTTATTTTTCAGTAGTGATATCTGTTCACACGGGGTGTATCCGAGGTTTCGACCCCCTCTACCCGGCGAAAACGCGTTTAGGTCCCCGCTCCGGACGGTGACGAAGCCGTTCGGCTCGCGTTCCGTGTAGCGGACGATGTTGCTGGTTCGTCGGACCCGGACGACGACGCCGCGGCTACATCCCCATGTCGGCGGCCGCGTCCGGCACCGGGAGGTCCGGGACGGCGACGCCGAGCAGCTCAGCGGCGTGGTCGAGCGCCATGTCGAACCCGTAGTACCGCTCCAGTTCGTCGCCGTCGGGACCGGAGCGGACCTTCAGCATGGCGTACCCCTCGGCGTTCTGTGCGACGGTCGCCTCGCGGCCGTCCCGCGAGAAGGTGAGTCGGCGCTCTCCGTCGGTCTCCTCGTACCGCGCCGCGACGCCGTTCGCCGACGCGGCCTCCGTGTCGGTCATACGATCCGTACGGACCGCACCCTGTCGAATGTGTCGGTCGCCGCGGTCGCGTCACGGAGGGCCCAAGGGCGGGCCGAGTCGGGCGCGGTCCGCCGCGATGGTAAGCTTAAGGGATGGCACGCACCAATTGGTGGCAATGAGTACCGAGGTGACCCGCCGTCGGGCGTGGGTGATCGCCGCCCGTCCCCAGACGCTCCCCGCCGCCGCCGCGCCGGTGATCGTCGGGGTCGGCCTGGCGCTCGACGCCGGGGTGTTCGCCCCGCTGCCCGCGCTCGCGGCGCTCGTCGGCGCGGCGCTGATCCAGGTCGGCACGAACTTCGCGAACGACTACTACGACGCGATCCAAGGGGCCGACACCGACGACCGCGAGGGGTTCACCCGCGTGGTCGCCAGCGGCCTCATCGAGCCGTCCGAGGTGAAACGCGCGATGTGGCTCACCTTCGCGGCCGCTATCGGCGTCGGCACCTACCTCGTCGCGGTCGGCGGCGTCCCGATCGTCGTGATCGGACTCGCCTCCGTCGCGGCCGGGATCGCCTACACCGGCG
This genomic stretch from Halorubrum hochsteinianum harbors:
- a CDS encoding DUF7111 family protein — translated: MTDTEAASANGVAARYEETDGERRLTFSRDGREATVAQNAEGYAMLKVRSGPDGDELERYYGFDMALDHAAELLGVAVPDLPVPDAAADMGM
- a CDS encoding aliphatic sulfonate ABC transporter substrate-binding protein; its protein translation is MERRQFLRGTGAAIGGSLLAGCAGNGGGSGTVTVDYAYYNPVSLVLREKGWLEETFADAGTDVEWVLSLGSNQANEYAQSGEADVSSTAGIAALMARTNGVPITTPYIYSEPEWTALVTFAETGIESVEDLEGKSVAATRGTDPYFFLLQALDDAGLSEGDVEVVNLQHPEGQSALVRGEVDAWAGLDPHMAELELEHDGAELFFREPRYNTYGFLNFLDGFLADRPEDARRVIEAYERGREWAVENPEETAGILADASEMSEPVAERVFTQRNDLSRPIPGDPHRELLSNLSPILESEGLVTEDADPAGRVDELIDSEFASEVV